One Papaver somniferum cultivar HN1 chromosome 10, ASM357369v1, whole genome shotgun sequence genomic window carries:
- the LOC113318734 gene encoding metalloendoproteinase 2-MMP-like, with the protein MTNPKAVASLLQISPFISLLLLAIFAYPILSTKSLQAFDFLQQLDGWHKGQKVESVHELKQYLRKFGYLDVCYNHTKHEHNNEFDDDLESGIKSYQLNYHLKATGKLDAQTVKQMRMPRCGVPDIVNGKTSMRSGKKKHTNGGNSSSLHSVSLYSFFQGSPRWPDSKSYLTYQFSSTVPVTDLKTLKTVSKRAFARWAEVSHFKFSEATDEAADIVIGFYSGDHGDGSSFDGPGGTLAHSFSPTDGRLHFDAEENWSTNPKQDMMDIETVAVHEIGHLLGLEHSSEPKAIMYPIILFGSQKRKLHGDDVQGIQALYSHIA; encoded by the coding sequence ATGACAAACCCCAAAgcagtagcttctcttcttcaGATATCACCCTTCATCTCTCTCCTCTTGCTAGCCATATTTGCGTACCCAATTCTGTCCACAAAAAGTTTGCAAGCTTTTGATTTCCTACAGCAGCTGGATGGATGGCACAAAGGTCAGAAAGTTGAAAGCGTTCATGAACTCAAACAGTATCTCAGAAAATTTGGGTACTTAGATGTCTGTTATAACCATACCAAACATGAACATAACAATGAATTTGATGACGATTTAGAATCTGGAATCAAAAGTTACCAACTTAATTATCATCTCAAAGCCACCGGAAAGCTGGATGCTCAAACAGTGAAACAGATGAGGATGCCTAGATGTGGAGTCCCAGATATTGTCAATGGCAAGACTTCCATGAGATCAGGTAAGAAGAAGCATACAAATGGAGGAAATAGCAGCTCACTGCACAGTGTCTCGCTCTACAGCTTCTTCCAAGGAAGCCCAAGATGGCCAGATTCCAAATCCTACCTTACCTATCAATTCAGCTCTACCGTCCCAGTTACTGATCTCAAAACTTTGAAAACTGTCAGCAAAAGAGCTTTTGCGAGATGGGCAGAGGTGAGCCATTTCAAATTTTCTGAAGCTACTGATGAGGCAGCAGATATTGTGATTGGATTCTACAGCGGTGATCATGGTGATGGATCCAGCTTTGATGGTCCTGGAGGAACACTTGCTCACTCCTTTTCACCAACAGATGGAAGACTTCATTTTGATGCAGAAGAGAATTGGAGTACTAATCCAAAGCAAGACATGATGGACATAGAAACAGTTGCTGTACATGAAATTGGTCATCTGCTAGGGCTTGAGCACAGCTCAGAACCAAAAGCTATCATGTATCCTATCATCTTATTTGGATCCCAAAAAAGGAAACTGCATGGTGATGATGTTCAAGGTATACAAGCCTTATACAGTCatattgcataa